From one Variovorax sp. PBL-H6 genomic stretch:
- a CDS encoding acyl-CoA dehydrogenase family protein encodes MNLDLSPQERAFEAEVREFIARELPQDIREKVRLDRHLGRDDFMRWQQILGRKGWFTGAWPREFGGHAWSPMQTIIFNRVAGEMHCPELQVFGPAMVGPVIYTFGTPEQKAGHLPSIRDSSVWWCQGYSEPGAGSDLAALQTAAEDGGDHYIVNGQKIWTSYAHHADWMFCLVRTGREGKRQQGISFLLIDMKTPGIEVQPIRMMDGRHYLNAVFFNDVRVPRRNLIGEEGRGWTYAKFLLEHERVENANLRFITQELQKLHRVAAEVGSNGKRLADDPSFMAEVAAVEVQFKALEIGLLRMLSDMDAGTPPGPGKSSFIKIRGTEIAQRITELLVQASGPDALRYQPGPLFGQGEDAPIGPAHALGPVATYLFCRAMTIYGGSTEIQKNIMAKHALGL; translated from the coding sequence ATGAATCTCGATCTTTCCCCGCAGGAGCGGGCATTCGAAGCGGAGGTGCGCGAGTTCATCGCGCGCGAGCTGCCGCAGGACATTCGCGAGAAGGTGCGTCTGGACCGGCACCTCGGGCGCGACGACTTCATGCGCTGGCAGCAGATCCTCGGGCGCAAGGGCTGGTTCACCGGCGCCTGGCCGCGCGAGTTCGGCGGCCATGCATGGAGCCCCATGCAGACCATCATCTTCAACCGGGTCGCGGGCGAGATGCACTGCCCCGAGCTGCAGGTCTTCGGGCCGGCGATGGTGGGGCCGGTCATCTACACCTTCGGCACGCCCGAGCAGAAGGCCGGGCACCTGCCGTCCATTCGCGATTCGTCGGTGTGGTGGTGCCAGGGGTACTCGGAGCCGGGCGCAGGCTCCGACCTCGCGGCGCTGCAGACGGCGGCCGAGGACGGCGGCGACCACTACATCGTGAACGGCCAGAAGATCTGGACCTCCTACGCGCATCATGCGGACTGGATGTTCTGCCTGGTCCGCACCGGCCGCGAGGGCAAGCGGCAGCAGGGCATCTCCTTCCTGCTCATCGACATGAAGACCCCGGGCATCGAGGTGCAGCCGATCCGCATGATGGACGGGCGGCACTATCTCAACGCCGTGTTCTTCAACGACGTGCGCGTGCCCAGGCGCAACCTGATCGGCGAGGAGGGGCGGGGCTGGACCTACGCGAAGTTCCTGCTGGAGCACGAGCGCGTGGAGAACGCCAACCTGCGCTTCATCACGCAGGAGCTTCAGAAGCTGCACCGCGTGGCAGCGGAAGTGGGCAGCAATGGCAAGCGTCTGGCAGACGACCCCTCCTTCATGGCGGAGGTTGCCGCAGTCGAGGTGCAGTTCAAGGCGCTCGAGATCGGGCTCTTGCGGATGCTGTCGGACATGGATGCCGGCACGCCGCCCGGGCCGGGCAAGTCCTCCTTCATCAAGATCCGCGGCACCGAGATCGCGCAGCGCATCACCGAGCTGCTGGTGCAGGCGAGCGGCCCCGATGCGCTGCGCTACCAGCCCGGGCCGCTCTTCGGCCAGGGAGAGGACGCGCCGATCGGCCCCGCGCACGCGCTCGGGCCGGTCGCGACCTACCTGTTCTGCCGCGCCATGACCATCTACGGCGGCAGTACCGAGATCCAGAAGAACATCATGGCCAAGCACGCGCTGGGCCTGTAG
- a CDS encoding acyl-CoA dehydrogenase family protein, whose translation MDLQYTPEQNQLRESVERFVREEYDFAHRRKLVASELGHDENCWRSYADFGWLAVPFSEEDGGIGGDATDTGIVMEGIGRGLLLEPYLANVVLAGGVLASLGSTAQKASWLQPMMAGEHKLALAYAEPESRYEIAHCTTTARREGQGWRIDGRKSLVHGGAAADHYVVIARSAGQASEPAGLTALVVDAKAPGLEVRPHAMHDGSRAADLVFEGVRADASQRLGEEGAALPVLELVIDQAIAAIASEAVGAMSTLVDMTLDYLKTRQQFGRPIGTNQALQHRMVDMTIALDEARSMALYGALMLGEADAAARRKALSATKIEIDRAARRVGQEAVQLHGAMGVTEELAVGHYFKRLSMIGVSFGDSSWHLQRYAQA comes from the coding sequence ATGGATCTCCAGTACACCCCCGAACAGAACCAGCTGCGCGAAAGCGTCGAGCGCTTCGTGCGCGAGGAATACGATTTCGCGCACCGCCGCAAGCTGGTCGCGAGCGAGCTCGGCCACGACGAGAACTGCTGGCGCAGCTACGCCGATTTCGGCTGGCTGGCCGTGCCCTTCAGCGAAGAGGACGGCGGCATCGGCGGCGACGCGACCGACACCGGCATCGTGATGGAAGGTATCGGCCGCGGCCTGCTGCTGGAGCCTTACCTTGCCAACGTGGTGCTCGCCGGCGGCGTGCTGGCCTCCCTCGGCAGCACCGCACAGAAGGCCAGCTGGCTGCAGCCGATGATGGCCGGCGAACACAAGCTGGCACTGGCCTATGCCGAACCCGAGTCGCGCTACGAGATCGCGCACTGCACGACCACGGCCCGGCGCGAGGGCCAGGGCTGGCGCATCGACGGGCGCAAGTCCCTGGTGCACGGCGGCGCTGCCGCGGACCACTACGTGGTGATCGCGCGCAGCGCCGGCCAGGCCTCGGAGCCGGCCGGACTGACGGCGCTGGTCGTCGATGCCAAGGCACCGGGACTCGAGGTGCGCCCCCATGCCATGCACGATGGCAGCCGCGCCGCGGACCTGGTGTTCGAAGGCGTGCGTGCCGATGCGTCGCAGCGGCTTGGGGAGGAGGGCGCGGCCCTGCCTGTGCTCGAGCTCGTGATCGACCAGGCCATCGCCGCCATCGCCTCGGAAGCCGTCGGTGCGATGAGCACGCTGGTGGACATGACGCTCGACTACCTCAAGACGCGCCAGCAGTTCGGCCGTCCCATCGGCACCAACCAGGCACTGCAGCATCGCATGGTCGACATGACCATCGCGCTGGACGAGGCTCGCTCGATGGCGTTGTACGGCGCGCTGATGCTGGGCGAGGCCGATGCCGCCGCACGCCGCAAGGCGCTCTCGGCCACCAAGATCGAGATCGACCGCGCGGCACGCCGGGTGGGACAGGAGGCGGTGCAACTGCACGGCGCCATGGGCGTGACCGAGGAGCTGGCGGTAGGCCACTACTTCAAGCGTCTCTCGATGATCGGCGTCAGCTTCGGCGACAGCAGCTGGCACCTGCAGCGCTATGCGCAAGCCTGA
- a CDS encoding ABC transporter ATP-binding protein, with the protein MLEVRELDAFYGDSHILHGAQVSVKAGQRVALLGRNGAGKSTLLKSVMNAGPRVRGILRFDGRDLHGVPTHQRTRMGLSLVPEDRRIFTHLTVAENIAMARYGASADRPAIRVADIIARFPMLAPLQQRYGGQLSGGQQQLLAVARAMAANPTLLLLDEPTEGLAPIIVEEMARDVVRTCTEGNVALLLCEQNIWFARRCTQYVYVIDTGRVVFEGDWDRFDQHPEVQQRYLAL; encoded by the coding sequence GTGCTTGAAGTCCGCGAACTCGACGCCTTCTACGGCGACAGCCACATCCTGCATGGCGCACAGGTGTCGGTGAAGGCCGGCCAGCGCGTCGCGCTGCTCGGGCGCAACGGCGCCGGCAAGTCGACGCTGCTGAAAAGCGTGATGAACGCCGGGCCGCGCGTGCGCGGCATCCTGCGCTTCGACGGCCGCGACCTGCATGGCGTGCCGACGCACCAGCGCACCCGCATGGGCCTGTCGCTGGTCCCGGAGGACCGGCGCATCTTCACGCACCTCACCGTCGCGGAGAACATCGCCATGGCGCGCTACGGCGCCTCGGCCGACCGGCCTGCGATCCGGGTGGCGGACATCATCGCCCGCTTTCCCATGCTGGCGCCGCTGCAGCAGCGCTACGGCGGCCAGCTCAGCGGCGGCCAGCAGCAGCTGCTGGCGGTGGCGCGCGCGATGGCCGCCAACCCCACGCTCCTGCTGCTCGACGAGCCGACCGAAGGGCTGGCACCGATCATCGTCGAGGAGATGGCGCGCGATGTCGTGCGCACCTGCACCGAGGGCAACGTGGCGCTCCTGCTGTGCGAGCAGAACATCTGGTTCGCGCGGCGCTGCACCCAGTACGTCTACGTGATCGACACGGGCCGCGTGGTCTTCGAGGGCGACTGGGACCGCTTCGACCAGCACCCCGAGGTGCAGCAGCGCTACCTCGCGCTCTGA